From the Salinimicrobium tongyeongense genome, one window contains:
- a CDS encoding biotin/lipoyl-containing protein: MKKFDFTINGNKYSVDIKEFEDEQATVHVNGTEYVVEVHQEKKRVKTPKLVRENVVRQPGEGRIEKKVSPGGFPVEAPLPGSIFKMKVKVGDAVAKGDSLLILEAMKMENDVLADQAGVIKEIKVKEGDAVLQNDLLMVIG, encoded by the coding sequence ATGAAGAAATTCGATTTTACAATAAACGGAAATAAATATTCGGTAGATATCAAAGAATTTGAAGATGAACAAGCCACCGTTCACGTCAATGGAACCGAATACGTGGTGGAAGTACACCAGGAAAAGAAACGCGTTAAGACCCCAAAACTGGTGCGCGAGAATGTAGTGCGGCAACCCGGCGAAGGGCGTATAGAGAAAAAAGTCTCTCCCGGAGGCTTCCCTGTAGAAGCACCCCTGCCCGGCAGTATCTTTAAGATGAAGGTGAAGGTGGGAGACGCTGTTGCCAAAGGAGATTCCCTGCTTATCCTGGAAGCCATGAAGATGGAAAATGATGTGCTTGCCGACCAGGCCGGAGTTATCAAAGAAATAAAAGTTAAGGAAGGAGACGCCGTCTTACAGAATGATCTACTCATGGTTATAGGATAG